Genomic window (Cucumis sativus cultivar 9930 chromosome 2, Cucumber_9930_V3, whole genome shotgun sequence):
ttaagtgtatttttaattagtacGCTGGAGAGGACGAGATTCGACCATATACCAATTTGTTTGCCTTCGTTATgtgaataaatttatatatagaaatatgaatatatcacacaataaattttttaaaacaatgtattgtgtttttataatttttatttgacaaattataaaatttattaatctattataaatttatgttagagaaaatatcacaaaaaaaagtaatatttaattaaaaagctataaattaacatttaattgtcaataataatttgtatggctataaaaaataaattctttaattataattagtggaatcgtcaaaaatagtaaatttatctaaatatagcaaaatttttagcttctatcaataatagacattgatagacaataATATGTTTCTATTAGTGATGTCTATACAGTAATAAAAGTCTATaagtgacattgatagacaatgatagTAGTTTATCAGTAGCTATTATTGATtgagttcaaaattttgttatagctcgtaaatattttaatttattttgctattttaaaaagtgtcacttataattatatattataatgtaaaatcaaataagtAAATTCATCTATAATTTATACCTATTACTTATAGTATTAGtctatatctatatctataccTATATCAATAATGTGTATCTATATCTATACCATTCCATTTGGCCCAACAACTTCTCAAACTTGAAGTAAAAAACTCTCATCCTACCCCAATTTATTGCTTCCCACACAAGGAGCgttcaaacaaatatttaataaattattgtaaacaaTATTGGAAGAGCggtaatttttttcaataataaactttattaaagTTTATACATTTATCGAGTaactttatctttttcatttttaacttttatacatttatgaaaaaactTCGTCTTTGACTCTATCTCTACTCTTTCGTGCTTCCTTGCAGATCAAGTCGATCTTGCCACCTGCGAAATTTTGCAGTATAGTTGATATTGATGGatttattatacattttatataattagttataataaacttttgttCTCAAATTTTGTGAAAAGCAAGTAATTGACACAAAACACACAAACACTTATAATacacaaatttgacaaattggGCTACCTGTGACCCCATTTGTGTACTAACTCCATTTTATGAAAGGTGGACTCTAACGAAAGCTTTTgttttgtatgtatatatttgacaAATTCGGCTACATTTGAGCCCATttgtgtattattttttttggaaaatggtAGGAGTATCGGGGaccatttagaaaataaattttaaaaaaagggtaaCGAGAAGAATGTGAAAATATGAGGTTCACTTTGAATAAATggcaaaattattttagttaaacagaattatttataaacaaatagtGGGAGGATTGTCTTAAATACCCCTACCtgacaaaaaaaacttgaattgTAAATACagtaatgaaataaatttcaaatacattgtaattaaaaaaaaactatccaATCAATTACCCTatgaaaattctaattttgtcaaaaaaaaaaccatcacCATCACATCTCCACCCAATGTCCTGGAATAGCATTGAAGGCATCAAATCTCCACTTTGAAACCCtagcaattttttaatttaagttcGTTGCTCAACTGAAAAGCATCCCTCCACCGAAAAACATTCTTTTGAAAGCATCCCTCCATTGAAAAGCATCCATATAATTCCTCCACCAAAAAGCGTTCCACGTTTATTCCATTCGTCCGCTCCAAAATCTCCAAAATACACCATCTATTTTCtccaaaaataaacattttatttttgggtttcttcaactatttttgtttacaactttttaataaaataatggatACACGTTAACTGCACAATTCTAAGAgattatacaattttaaattcaaattgaaaaacagAAAGTGAAGAAATAATTGTTCGATACATTTGACacaataaaacttttattattattaaccatACGTACTATACTAtgtattatttgataattttgtttaaataatttgaaatataaataatacaaaagttgttaatttatgtatatttgtcattattttaggcatatgatataatatttgaattcaaaatattataaaatataatgaatcTTGTTAATTGAAATTctctttgacattttttttcaggGAAAatcattattcaaaatatagaatgaatgttaattaatttgatttaaatactaaaattctGAAAAACTGTTGTGGATTATAGACATATATTTAAGAGATATTGAGaaattttgtcattctcaaaaatatcataaattagttaaaaaatttcaacattgattatagtttgcaaatacattgtattttttaCCGTGTGATATCCTGtcgtgtaaaaaaatattttcctatataaaattattgaactaaaacatatatgttttctaaatacacaaaaacaaaatggttatcaaaacTGTCTCTCTGGTAAATGCAATAAGTATTGTTATGCACGTCAAACGAACAATCCAACTATTATTGATTGGTACCAAACCAATCGTACCGCACAGACATATTTAATATACTTTAGGTGAGATATTAAATTCTTAAGAATTATTTCTATGTAAGTTTGTTGATTGAGCCCTTCatctaaaattgtttttgttaacaacttttttactattattgcaaaaaatattttgattattagttaaatttaagataCAAATGGTTACCTCTAAACTTGGTGTATATGATACCAAAGAGCTTTGCACCAAGTGATATTTAGATATACgaatatctttaattatacAACTATAGATTGACCCtctaaaatcaatttgatttcaatcTAACATGTATAGATATGAATGAGACTTCAATGGTAGACCAACGAATAATTGAGAAGTAGTTTGAAGTAAATAGACTTCAATGCTATGTACTTGATTGTTTATCGAAATGACAAAAGTATCCCTATTTAgtatgttttagaaaaaaaattgcttgGTAATATTAATATAGCCCAATAAGAACACAAAATCATGAAACAATAGCCAGttatactaaaacaaaactatttgcttagtaaaatataatagaaatgtCACGTTTTGAATTTAACTATGTGGTCCATATTcatttattgtatatataagaACATAATAAGCTCTCCAACACATCACAAGGAAGAGATGAAATTTCCAAACTTGGgaatttgtttcttcttcttcttcatcttgtTTGACATTGCAGCAGCACAAAGTGCTTTTCTGAAAATCCAACTACCCAACGTTCCGCTATCAGAAAAACGTTTCGGGTTTTTCATATTCGGAAATTCTTTTGTGGATGCTGGAAACAACAACTACCTCAATGGCACCATTAGAACTCGAAGCAACTTCCCACCCTATGGCGAATCCTTCTTCCCCATCCCAACTGGTCGTTACTGTGACGGTCGTATTATACCAGATTTCTTAGGTTAGATACTTTTCTTTACGGTCgtattatactttttaatgttttttaaatgtcattaaCGTCGACATATTTGATGATTTTCACATGTCatgaatatttgtatatactTGATTTGGATCACATTATTTCTAATACTCCAGATCTCAAACACTTTcatgaaattttcaatttaactggacaactataatatatttatatattgattaatttatggCAGCGGAGTATGCCGGAATGCCTTTCCTTCCACCATTTTTAGACCCCAACAACAGTAACTACATGAATGGTGTGAATTTTGGATCCGGCGGAGCTCCAATCTTACCTGAGTCAACAAATGAGACTGTGTGATTTCAATctaatcaattaatatttttttctctctgcTGAATTAAATGCATCATTAAACTTGGTTTGGTTTTACAGGCCTTATCACTTCAGACTCAGATagagtttttcaaaatagtggAGAAATCAATAAGAAAGGATATGGGGAATGAAACATTATCTCAAACCTTCCTCTCTAactctgtttttctcttcaataTTGGAGGAGGTGATATCCTACATCCTTTTGAATCTAGCTTTGACATCTTCAACACCATTGAATCCCAAGAACAATACGCCAATATGGTGATCAACAACATGACAATAGCTCTCAAGGTACTCTCTAGCTTTATGTTTCTAAATATGTTAGCTAGCtaggttaaattatacaaattaatcTTTAGGCTATGGCTCTACgtttttatagtaaaaaatatactGCTGaattttacaacttttattAGTGtgtctaaaattttcaaagtatgTATAGGCTATAGTAGAGTGTGCAATGGACAAAACCACGAACCCAATCGAACTGAACGAACTAGTTTagacaaaaaatatttagaataatcCCAAAAACTTGTCAAAACAAACTCTCAGTCACATGCCTTCAATATCATCTCTTCAACCTTCAACAATTATTACTATAGTCAATACCAATGATAGTAACCGATAGTACACTTTACAAATTGAATGCTATCACTAATAGCAACATGTTACACCCTGTTCTAGGTTTTTCCTCATAATCTTGATCGTGATATGAAAACGCTTTTTGAAACCAACACTAGTCAAACTTAAACTTCTATAGAATaagtaatataaaattctaCAAAAACTTCGACAGCACCTCCTCTAAAATATGGGTTAGCCAAACCTGAAAGCGGAAgaaattttcacttctttatacatatattaatcTTCAGATTCAACAGCACCTCAAGTTTTTCTCTCTACACTAATCCAAACTATTCCATTCTAGATAGTCTCAATCAAAGTTTATAGCCAAACTAGATATTTAGTTACCAAATAATTACAATCCACTAATAAATCTCTCAAGTGTCCATATCATAAATCTTGCTACTTCTAACTACTTCTAACGTAATAAAAAACTGaagtatatacatatacaaaaatgataaactatACAAATGGTGAGGAAAAACTCAGTAGAAGCTTCGACCTTGACCACTATCTGAGGGGGagaaaaacattgaaaaatgtgaGTTAAAACTTAGTAAGTGACaagcttttaaaaataaaagctcGTAAAACATACTAAAACAATGTCTAAAAATGTATCAATAATGAAGCTGTCatcattatattatactaTAAACCACGAGTCAAGCTGAGAAACCTGTATTCAATCCAACCATAGCAACACACCTAAATATACGACAAAGAATAGCTTGCACATGATAAAATAGTCATGCGACGAAAACTAGCTCACACATGTTTAGTACCTGCCACAATAGCAACCTCCATTCGATCCGACCATGGTAGAATACTAAATACACGACTCAAAATAGCTCATAAGTGATCCATATCCACAAGGAAACACACAGTCAAATGGAGCTCAAGCATATTTAGCACTACCCCAATAACAACCTCCATTCAATCCAACTATGATAGCATACTAAATACACAGTCCGAAATAGCTCACTTGTGATCCATATCCACAAGGAAACACACGGTCAAACAGAGCTCATGCATACTTAATACCTACCACAGTAACAACCTCCATATCCACTCCAATGTGTACATAGAGCCAAACTAGGCCCAAAGCATATCTCAATCCTTCACTCATATTATCAACTAGGCTCAAGTTCTCGGATCTCTAACCACGACCTCTTTGCCCTGAAACCCCCTAATAATTGTAGGTGGTGATTCAGAAACGCGTTCACGTAGTCTTTAGGGAAATCACCAACTTCATTCATAAAAATCACATGTTTCATGTTTAAAAGCTAAACATGGACAAAAACACATATTcataaaatagttttcaatCCTTAGTCATCAACACATACTTTTagaataacatttttataaaaattcaaaccataCACAATCTTAAAATCATGGTGACTCATCGTTTaagcataaataaaaatgtgagaaaatgAAACACTGTTAAGCACCACCTAGTTATACCACATGCAGTTGACTTCAGAAATAACTCAAGACATAAGTAGATAAGTAAATGCACGACACTTTGGTAACCCAGTTCGGTAAATATGACCTACATCTGAGGAGCTTTCTTGCTCATATTAGGAATATTATTAAAGATCATTGTGAATAACATATTACACTTGTTACATCAATAGTCATAACTACAATTAAACTAACTTCAAGCTCCCCTGAAAGGAACATGTAACTAGTAATCAACATCTTTAGGCTCCCCTGAATCTGTGAGGTCAAGCCTCAAGTCAATGCTTCTTGTAAATATTCCTTATCTGTTCAAATAAATCTTGAACCATGGGAATTACATCCTTCCGTACATACAACAGCAGAAGTAATCACCTTTTCCTTTACGCTTTCTCCTGGTTTTACTATCGGTTCGGTTGTTTGTGTATCTTTAAGAAATACCTCAGTTTTTGCGTTAAAAAACACTCTACTTCATACTTATCACTCATATATATTCATCCTCTCTTTCATTTAGATCCTCCTCTCCTTATTCTTAGGAGACAATATTAACTAATATTCCTTAGATTTTAGAGAGATTTGAAATTAGTTTAAGAGATTCatatatttgacaaaaatcaaatctcaacaatATGTATTCATAATAAGTTTAAATCACGGTAGTTTCCAAGCAATACTATAAAAATAGCGTGTATAAGTACAAACAAAGCTTGAAAATGAACCACTCACCATCAATGGCTCGATCCCATGAGATTATACATCTTCCCTATTTCAAGTAATGACTCGATCCCCATAGATTATACATCTTCCCTTTTTCAAGTTGGTTTAAAACTCCAAGATCCAACTACCGGCGACAAGATCGAGTTGCACCAATGATTTGGAGCAACACAAGAAAGAGGTATGATGTTGAggttccaattttttttaaaacagcCACAACCTCTCGTATGACGTTGAGACCCACCGTGAGACCCACTGTGTGCGTCAAACGACGGTGAACTCTAACGAATTGGGGGAGACGCGGCGTAACAAATCGAACTTGTAGATGTGAGCagtgatgaagatgaattggGCAGTGGCAACGTTCACGAGGTGTGTAATGTAGGTTGTCGCCCCACGTTGGAGGAGGGTTATCGACGTCGATGTGAAGGAGAGGGAGAGTGAGGTTTCGGGCATAAGAAATTTCAAGAGAGAGGGGGAgggaaggttttttttttttttttccacaaagaagaagaaagaaaaatccagATTTGCCAGCAAGAGCTTAGCTCTTAGCTCATTTTCTTAGATTTTTCATCATTTGCTCAGTTCCTAACtattaccaaaataaaatggatTCTAAAATTTCTCATCAAAATGATTCAATCTATAAAGGTTTCACGATTggatttaaacttttttttacaacttaagaaatattaatataaataaaagaagaatggaaTGAGAGCTTACATCTATCAACAATTACAACTTACcatagttattaattaattgtgatCAATGAtagcttttaatttgaaaaaatcaagaaaaaagattaaaatagtAGGTAACAGTGGTGACAAATAGAAAATTAGCTACTATCAAGTAGCTATATCAGTAGTCACGCAGATAGGAAGTGATAGTAGTTATATATACCattgataacaaaataaaagtagataTCAGTGATAACCGCTCTTAGTAATAGTAGGTAACATaggatgttttttttttagttttaggttttaaatGTAATAGTGATTGATGTGGTTGATGTGATATGATACAGGAAATATACAATCTTGGAGGAAGGAAATTTGGGGTGCTTGGAGTGCTTCCCTCAGGTTATCTACCAAGTTCAAGATTGGCAAAAAATGAGGAATTTATCCAAAAGAGTAATTCACTGTCAAAAGTTTACAACAAATTGCTTTTAATTGCTCTTCAAAAACTTGTCAAACAACTCAAAGGATTCAAATACTCTTATGTTGATGCTTACAATTTCTTCATGCAAAGAATTCAAAACCCTACCAAATACGGTAATTCTCTCAACTGTAGTTTCTAACAATTTAGATCCTAATTTGAACTTATTGAAATTGTggatatatatttctatgaAGGTTTCAAGGTGGTGGACACAGCATGTTGTGGAAGTGATGAGTTTAGAGGGTCTTATAATTGTGGAAGAAATACAGGGACTATACCGTTCAGTCACTGCAAAAATATCAGTGACTATTTGTTCTATGATTCTTATCATCCAACTGAAAAGGCATATGAACAGTTTGCAAAACTGATATGGAGTGGAGGTGTTGACATTGTTAAGCCTTATAGTTTCAAACAACTCTTTCAATCTGACTCAACTTTTGGcgtttgattgagaaaaatgtgtaatatatataagaggTTTATTTTTCCCTCTCTCTAAGGAATGTAGTTGTGGATTTTGATCATAATTAAACTGTTTGATTTGCGGAATATAACTACTTAATATTGTTGTTACGGATTTGCGACATGGAGCTCGGCCAATTTGGTTTACAATAGGAGAAAAATATGGAGTCGCCAAGTTTGGATTTAGGAGTGCTTGGTTAGGCACCCAAATGTATTTGCTAAAATGATTTGTAAACAAAGATAAAGTGTTCGAACGTCTTTTctgtttagaaaaaatattagcaCCCCCACACTATCACCAATagaatctaaatattttaatttattttgttatttttagaaatgCCCCtatctttaaattataaaatatttttaaattatattatatcttgAAAGAAGCATAAGTtataaagaacaaagaagaaaaatagatttaagtAATATATAGAAACATGATAGCAATTACTATTCAATAATTGATGTAGAAAATATccgtatatataaaatgttagGTTTTTATGAgattaaatagttaatttatcgtattttactattttagaatttgaatgtttgtaACAAATATTCATAAGTCGTCCATAGCTTATACATCTAAgctaagaatttgaaaatgtgtaaCTAAAGTCattgatttgaatttagtttcaCTATTTCCTAACTCTTTTGCtctccaaaaaaaatgttagaaattttAGAGTGTTGATCtataaaaacataacaaaGAGATATactaatttaagataaaagacataataaaaaataaggtCATATGTCATTTTACTTTCTCATTTTagctagaaaaataaaagaaagatataataattgaaaagaatatgaaaaaaaaaaattcattctaCTCAtttatataactaaaaaaatatcaaaaagaaaaataattccAACGAAATAGAGAAGTagataatatttacaaagaaataaaaaatatatatatttgtacaGATCTCTAACacagaagaaataaatattgtcTTCTTGCATTTCTCTCATTTTAATTGATGGTGTGATTTGCTAGATTCACTCTTAATCTTTATCTTCAACATCTTTCTTGTCTCCTTGCAATTGCATCTCCACTTAACAGTGATATTTTGCTCAAGAAAGCAAGAGATATCATAcatttatattgaataaattggtagaaagtatatattaaagaattttaaaaggcttctttgaatttattatcatacctataaaaattattcttccACTACCCATGAAGTTAATTAgggtaataaatatttttgaatcaAAGATTGAATGGTTAGAGAAACGAAGAGGAAGAGTTAAAATTCGCCAACTATTCATGCATTGAAGTTCAATGACAAAATTGTCATCAAATGAATAGtaaaaatacttataattaaaagggtaaaatggactatttttttttttcatatatgaGCTTTTATACATACTATAGATCGAGAAAGAAgcactttcattttttttttaataatcacGTTTacattgtttattattattattttgttttagagGAAACAAGACATTTACAttgtttattgaaaaaatacaaaaataaaataaaataaacaacaagttttgaaaaactttgttttaatttatttgtttatgtttaggaCAACATGTGAGTCATTTACTTTAGTAGCATCTTCAAGCAACGAACTCTATTTTAAACCAATTTCTTCATACCTAACCCCTCCATgccttcaaattttcattcattcatttggtttttttaaaagaaaagtgagaCATTCAGAATCTTACTATTTCCCCTAGAATAAAATCCACATTTGATAttaagaagttttttttatatatagattttgatgtcaattttcaaaattattttacaaatgaaatattttataaaacattatcTATGTTATGTTTATTTGTACCAAATAGAAAGTAgtgtaatagtaataatattatattaatgaatCAATCGTAATGGATCTCCATATCACAAATTGTAATATCTAGAATTTTAACGGTCACATTTATTGTTACtgttaattatttgttgaatTCTAACATGAATGGTGGTAATagtattaataaatttaaatgtgatCAAGCAGTAGTGATTCTACGTAACTTTCAAACACAATCAGTTTGAACATCTACtttcatcaatcaaattatgAGCTTTGATTAAAAATTTGGAGGCGAGTTCATAGTTTGTTATGATTACAAAACATAGGTAAACagtaaatgtaatcaaatgagttacactttttcaaattttcattcattgatTACATTTAACTTGTGATATATAAAACGTTATATATTTGCATGAAAGACATTTCgaatcttatatatttttaatgtttaacattgattttttataatatatataatgttaaaTGTGGATAATCTCTCGTTTTGATATcgaattttaattattttttatactataaGGTAAATTTCAATTCACCTCTCATTTGgttattcaatttcaaaaaaataagttaaaaatcaaatgtatgGGGATATCTAATGTCATGAATGATTAATCCCAAAGAAACAAACAGGGATAGATAAATGTAATGGgaagaacaaataaatgaaagtccatagaaggaaacaaaaccaaaatagtatctaaattttttggaagacataaataaagattaggataaaaagtaaatgaagttGGAATAATtattgacaaataaaataactatgatgtgatatcttttttttaaaacattttctaaatgtaCTATTCACACAATCATGTTcacaacattttaataatggaccaaattttataaatataacaaaatatcaaaatatccgttgtgttataaaattaaaaaatccatGAAATCggctattattttaaaaatatttcacttttctcattccttttcatattcttctttcttctccaattgttttcctttttttaaaaaaataaattattatttggttacgacaaatataaaagatcataAAAAGTATCATTGAAATATTaggtagtcaaatctaaacgtagaaaaacatctaaaaaatagtttagatttgggtactcaaatttaaacatctcaaacaaaaattgtttaaatttggctatctaaatttaatcgataaaatctaaatgaacgaataccaaaaaaaaaaaaaaaaaaaaaaaactttagatttggctacctcAAGCAAAAATGTCCATTCATCACAGAGGCATTTTTGACGTTTTTCCTTGTGAGTAGGTAAGaattttcgttttcaaaattattttatactgattaaatatttttcgctcctttcttatatttttataaaacccctaatataaatttacaatgcttaaataattaaatagattaaCAAACTTAATCATTTATTTAGTTCCTAcaactttcaaacttttaatttttgggtCTATTAAAtgtaatgtttaaattttaaatgtttacgATAGTCTtcaagtttaaagtttttatttttcttttcttgaatattcaattttataggtgaattttgaaatatataagtCAATAActtattagataaaaattttagaaaaacttatGCGTTGTTGGCAAACTCTTTTTTCCCTctcccttttattttaaaaattaaacttataaacattACTCTTCCTCTCGTCAACTCTCTTTCTAAACTAAacgaaaatttcaaaactaaaacaaaatagttttcaaaaataaaaattattataaatgacaaaactgctaaaaatatttacagatgaaataaaatttcaaattctatcgatTATATAAACACTCATAAATTTCTATTGGTTTTTATCAATGTCATCTATAGACACCAATAGaatcaatatttatctttgataaaatctgaaatttttgtatagttattttttatttttcattttaatgtatttaaaaattgttgcTTTTAAAAATCTCTAATTCAATTAGTAGAATTTGGATATCTCTaaatttcgttttttttttctaaaaaaatgtaaagctTATCATAGTAAACcaacataaattttaacatcAAACTATAGAAACA
Coding sequences:
- the LOC101209812 gene encoding GDSL esterase/lipase 1, with product MKFPNLGICFFFFFILFDIAAAQSAFLKIQLPNVPLSEKRFGFFIFGNSFVDAGNNNYLNGTIRTRSNFPPYGESFFPIPTGRYCDGRIIPDFLAEYAGMPFLPPFLDPNNSNYMNGVNFGSGGAPILPESTNETALSLQTQIEFFKIVEKSIRKDMGNETLSQTFLSNSVFLFNIGGGDILHPFESSFDIFNTIESQEQYANMVINNMTIALKEIYNLGGRKFGVLGVLPSGYLPSSRLAKNEEFIQKSNSLSKVYNKLLLIALQKLVKQLKGFKYSYVDAYNFFMQRIQNPTKYGFKVVDTACCGSDEFRGSYNCGRNTGTIPFSHCKNISDYLFYDSYHPTEKAYEQFAKLIWSGGVDIVKPYSFKQLFQSDSTFGV